Within Marinomonas mediterranea MMB-1, the genomic segment TGTGCGGCTTGCTTAATTAAACGCACTTGTGGGTTGTCGGGGTGCACCTGAAAAAACTGACTCAATCAACTCTCCTCGCGTTAACACGCTACTTTCATGAAAAACTAAATCAACGTACTGCTAAATTTTAGCCTAAAAACCCCAAGCTATGAGGCCTAGGGGATTCTTAATACGCCTCAGGCGAACCAGCGATACCAAATCGGTGACACCTCTGATTCATGAATAGGCGTATACTTGCCGATTTCAGTCCATGGACCAAACGGTCCGTGGAAATCGCTGCCGACAGAAGCAGCAAACTCATATTCACGAGATAACCGCTCCAATAACCTCACTGAGTCTGGCTTCTCATTGCCAGATACGACCTCTATCCCCTTTCCGCCCGCGACCTTAAAATCGGTTAGCATTCGCTTTAATTTAGTCACGGTTAAAGGGTAACGTTTCGGATGAGCGACAATCGTATATACATCGCTTGAATTAAGCTGATGAACAACATCAGATAGTTCAGGCCATACTTGGCGGAGCTTTCCACCAAGATGCTTATTATTAAGGTGTTTATCAAACGCTTTATTCATATCTTTTACCAAGCCTTTTTTAACCAGCACCTTGGCAAAATGAGGACGACCCAATTGACTGATTCCAGCCTCCTCCAACGCCTCCTCGTATATATCAGGCAAACCTTGCTTCATTAATAAAGCAGCAATGGTTTTGCCTCGCTCAATACGAACCTGTTGATTAGCATTAACAACCGTGTTGACCGCATCATTGTCCATATCAAAGCCTAATGTGACTAAATGAATAGGCACCCCCATCCATTGCACAGAAAGCTCTACGCCGTTAATAAACTTCATACCTAATTTAACGGCTTCGCATCGTGCTTCATCCAAGCCATTCAAACTGTCGTGGTCAGTCAAAGCTACAACCTCTACGCCGTTCTCGTATGCTCTTTGCATTAAAACTGCGGGAGCAAAAACGCCGTCGGAGGCCAATGAGTGCATATGCAAATCGACTTTTTTATAACGAAGGTGATCCATTTTAAAGCTGTTAATTCTCTTTTTAGGCCGTTATTATCTCCTGAGCATACATAAACTGGTTCTAATATGAAAATTCTATTCGACTTTTTACCTATTATCGTTTTTTTCGTCGTCTACAAGATGACCAACGACATCATAATCGCGACAGCGGTTCTTATTCCGGCAACCATACTGCAAGTTGGTTACACTTGGTGGAAACACAAGCAAATAGAGAAGATGCACATTGTATCCCTCGCCTTGGTTGTTTTACTCGGTGGCGCAACCGTCCTAATGGGTGACGGCGACTTCATTAAGTGGAAGCCAACGATCGTAAACGGCCTATTTGCTCTTGCATTCTTAGGCAGTCAGTTCATCGGAAACAAAAACCTAATACAACGTATGATGGGCGATAAAATTTCTCTTCCCTTCAAAGTATGGCGCACACTAAATCTAGCATGGGTCGGTTTCTTCATTGTTTCAGGCTTAACAAATTTGTACGTGGCATTTAACTTCAGTGAGGAAATTTGGGTCGACTTTAAACTATTTGGCCTTCTTGGCATGACCTTAGTATTTATCGTTCTTCAAGGCATTTACTTGTCTGCCCATATGCAAAATAAGGACTAGAATATGCTTTACTCTATTGTCTGTTACGATCATAAAAACAGTTTAGAAGGCCGCAAGTCTGCACGCCCTGCACATTTAGAGCGATTAAAGAATTTGCGTGAGAAAGGAAAATTAATCCTTGCAGGCCCTAATCCAGCTATCGACACAAACGACCCAGGCGAAGCTGGATTCACTGGCAGCCTTATCGTTGCCGAGTTTAATTCTTTAGAAGAGGCTAAAAAATGGGCTTCTGAAGACCCTTATCTAGAGGCTAACGTCTACGAAAAGGTCGAAGTAAAACCGTTCAAGCAAGTCTTCTAGTACACATAGAAATTCAACGTTTATCCCAAACTCAGATAGAAAAAAGGCAGCACGACTATCTTTTTTCTATCTTTATATAATGACTTTAATTATGTGTTTTATCCGAGTGCCCTAGATCTCTTTCAGGGTCAATAATGTCCCGTATTCTCTGTTTCAATACTTTTGCTTCAGGAAACCCATCTTCCTTTTTACGACACCACACTTCTTCCCCATTCACCCTAATTTTAAAGATTCCGCCTTCAGTTGGTATCAAAGTAACGCTTTTCACGTCCGCATCAAAGGTGGTTAACACTTCTTGAGCAAGCCATGCTGCTCGCAGCATCCAACGACACAAAGTACAGTATTCAATTTCTACAACCGCTGTTCTCATAGTTTCGCAACTCACTTTTAAATTATATTACAATTCAATTACTTAGCTTATCAACTCAACTCCCCAGCCTAACGATTAAGCATACTAAACACACCGATAACGATGAGTTTATAAGCTTTTAACCCGCCTACACGACCAAGCAATCTGTTTTTCTGTAACGAAGTCACCTAATATAGAGGCACCAACTAAATAGGAAAGAAAAAAATGAAAAAAAGTCTCGTCTTAGGGCTCCTTTTTACACTTTTCACGAGTTATGCCTTCGCGACACAAGTCGATATACAAACCAACAAAGGCACCATCCGAATTGATCTCGCAGATCAAGCCGCACCAAATACAGTGGCCAACTTTTTGAAATACGTCGACGATGGCTTTTATGATGGCACGATTTTTCACCGTGTCATGAAGGGCTTTATGATTCAAGGCGGAGGCTTTACTCAAGATATGGGCAAGAAAAGCACACGTCCACCAGTGCCGTATGAAGGCAACAACGGCTTGTACAATGATCGTGGAACGATCGCTATGGCTCGCACTCAAAACGCAAACAGCGCCACTTCACAGTTCTTCATCAACCAAGTTACCAACCCATTCTTAAACCATGGCGCGCGTGGTGGAGCAGGTTACACCGTCTTTGGCGATGTAATACAAGGCATGGATATTATTGACAATATTGCCGATGTATCGACACATAATGTCGGTCCCTACAGTAACGTTCCAAAATCACCGGTTATCATAGAGAAAGTTGTACGTGTTAAATAACTATAGACTTGAGGCCCCAGCATTACACTGGGGCCCTGATGGCGTCCCACGCTCGAACGAGTTTGATGACGTTTATTTCGATAAAGAAGCGGGACTTGAAGAATCAAAATACGTCTTCTTACAACACAATGACCTAGAACAGAGATTCCGAACACTTAAAGCGGGCCAGACATTTAGCATCGCTGAAACAGGTTTTGGTACGGGCTTAAACTTTCTCTGCGCTCTTCAACTTTTTAACCAAGTTGCTCCTCAAAACGCAAAACTCCACTTTGTTTCTGTCGAAAAGTTCCCCCTAGATAAAACAGCACTAAAAAAAGCATTGGAATCTTGGCACTCTCTTCGCTCTGAATCCGCCGCGTTAATCAAAGATTACCCAGAGCTGTGCGCTGGACTCCATCACATGGACTTTATTGGCGACAATGTCTCACTGTCACTTTACTTTGGTGAGGCGAGCAAGGGCTTCAGCTCATTAAACGGCAAGATTGACGCATGGTTTCTAGATGGCTTTGCTCCCAGCAAAAACCCTGAAATGTGGAGTGACGAGCTTTTTTCTCAAATACAGAGACTCAGCTATAACAAAACGTCATTTGCTACCTTTACCGCAGCAGGGATAGTAAGACGAGGCCTAAAGTCACACGGCTTTAATGTCCAAAAAGTAAAGGGATTCGGGCACAAACGAGAAATGGCCATTGGCCACTTTATCGAAAACAAATCTACAGCTGTCGAGTCAAAGAAACCTTGGTTTCATATTAGAAGTGACATAAAAAACCAACCATTGGTCGAAAAGCCTCTCCCAAAGAAGGCATTAATCGTCGGAGCAGGCATTGCTGGGGCGACAACCGCAAGAGCGCTTGCAGAGCAAGGTATTGAAGTACAAGTTTGGGAAAGTTCAGATCGTATCGCAAGCGGCGCATCGGGCAATATCCAAGGAATGCTTTACCCGAAACTTGCCAATCAAGATACACCTGCCAACCGCTATTATTTGGCGTCCTATTTATACGCCAACCGTTACTACCATCATTATCAGAAGCGAGATACTAACCCTGACTCAAAAGACATTTGGTGGAGCCAATGCGGTCTTCAACAAGAACCTAAAAACAGTCAAGAGTCAGACAAGCTCACTCAAATACTAGAAAAACAACTTTATCCAGACGATATTGTAAAACGAGGGGCTGAGAAAGGGCTATTCCTACCGTTATCCGGCTGGATAAAACCCGCCGAAGCCTGCCATTGTTTGCTCTCTCACGACCGCATTCATATTTCCCTCAATCGTCCCCTCAAAAAGCTCCATAAAGAAAACAAGACAGAGCCAACATTTGAAGCGTTTGACACGAACAATTCAGAGAAATTCGACTACGTCGTCATTTGTACAGCAAACAATCATGACATGCTGGATCAATGGTTGCCATTGCAAACCAAAGCGATTCGAGGACAAGTTACACATGCGCCTCTTGAGGCACTAAAGCCAGCTTTTCCAGAGAGCACTTTCGATCAATCACTCTCTTTTGACTCCGTTATTTGTGGACAAGGTTACGTTTCGCCACAACTATCAAAACACTTAAACTTTGGCGCAACATACGATTTAAAAAATAACGACTCACTGGTACGTGAAGAAGACCATATCAAGAACTTAGAAAAGTTAAGTCACCTGATAAATATCGACCCTAAGAAAGTGGATATCAGTAAACTAACAGGACGAGCTGCACTTCGATGCACCGTACCTGATTACTGCCCAATCATCGGCCCAGTAATGGATAAAAACTACTTGACGTCAGCATTCGCGCCTCTCAGCAAAAACGCGAAGTGGGAAACAGAAGACAATACGGAGTTTGTCGAAGGGCTCTTTGTCAACATAGGGCATGGTTCACGCGGACTTGTTAGTGCCCCGCTATCTGCTCGCTATTTGACCTCTTTGATCATTGGACAAATCGCGCCGATAGAGCAAACGTGTGTGGACGCGTTACACCCTTCTCGTTTCACTGTAAGAGCACTAAAACGAGGCGACCTCTAAATAGGTTCTAGGTTGCTTCTACTTCTAGGCAAGGTACGAATATAGAAGCGTTATCCACACGCAGAAGCCAGTGGACTTGTTCGCACCTTCACTAGCTAGCTTGACCTAAATTCTGGCGTAATCTTGCGATTGAGGAATATACAGCAAGCACTAGTTAGATCCCACCCAACTCGACGACGGGTAAGAGAGTGAAATCACTAAAAACAGAAACACAACCTTGTAAGACCTTGTGTAATGACACAAGGTCTTACAAAACACTATTTTTCAAATAAATCACAGGCGCTTGGAATCAACTCCTCAAGCAACATCAGTGTTTGCGGTCTATACACGATATCATCCAGTCCTTTATGCAAGGTTCGCAGCTTACCACTCAAACGAACAACATTTGGATTAATCGGTTCGTAAGGATAAATATGGTCTTGCATACTTAACTTATGAAGCTCATCCAGCTCTTCTTGAAGCATGAGTTTCATTGCAAAAAAAATGTCTTTATTATCGATGTCATTGGTTTCCCAGTATGCGTCTGATAGCGCAGAACCCAACTCATAAAATACATTTAACGCATCAGCAACCGTTTTTTGATTCATATTATCTCCAAGCAGACAGTATTTACTTTACTTGCACTCTTGTTTTCGTACATGCTAACCCCATAACCTTCATTCTAGCTGTGAATCAATACAGGTAAATAGATCTTGAGTAATACTATGTACGCTAACGTAACATCGGACAATTTATGGCGATCGCTTCAAGAGGAAGCAAAACACCTTTCTCATGAAGAACCCATATTAGCGAGTTACTTCAACACGACCATTTTACGCCATGACTCCTTGGCTTCGGCTTTGAGTTTTCTGCTGGCTAACAAGCTAGACAGCAGCTCAATCCCGGCCATGGTATTACGTGAAGTGTTTGAAGAAGCCATGACAGCTTCTAACTCTGACATAGTTCGACGCGTAGAAAAAGATATAATTTCAATAAATGAACGTGACCCTGCATCGGACGGATATACAACACCTTTGCTGTTTTTCAAAGGTTTTCATGCACTTCAGGCCTATCGAGTTGCTCATTGGCTTTGGAATGAAAACAGAAAAACCTTAGCCTTTTATATTCAAAGTCAGATGTCGATGACATTTGGTGTCGACATTCACCCAGCAGCACAAATTGGTTGTGGCATTCTTCTTGACCACGCAACGGGCTTAGTCGTCGGCGAGACGTGTGTGATAGAAGACAACGTTTCCATCCTTCAGTCCGTCACACTAGGCGGTACTGGCAAAGAACATGGCGACAGACATCCAAAAATTCGCTCTGGCGTATTAATTGGCGCAGGCGCTAAAATCCTCGGTAATATTGAAGTAGGCGAGGGCGCCAAAGTGGGCGCAGGGAGCGTCGTTCTTGAAGCAGTAAAAGCACACACTACCGTAGCGGGTGTACCTGCAAAAGTAGTAGGCCGAAACAGAGAGCCTGAGCCGTCAAGAGCGATGGACCATTCCATTTCAAATTGCATTAAAGAAAAATAAGAGTGCAGCAAGGCGATACCCTGCCTATCCTATCGCCTTGCTACTTCCCTCATACAATGAGCTCACTTTAGAGCACCTCTTGCATCGACGTAAATTAAATCGTAGCAAATAAAGCTTCCTTCATTTGCTTAGCGATATTTTGAAACAACCACTTTCGATTCCAAAGTAATCACCATAAAAAAACCACTTTTATTAAGATCAACACCTTTAAAACGAAAGAATTAAACTGTATTACAACCCCTTTCACACACTAAAATGAAGCTCAACATCAACCCGAATAAGTAAGAGAATTATGTCTATATCCCACCTATTTTTATGGATTACCGCCGCAATTTGGGGCTTTGCCTTTGTGGCTCAGAACATCGGCATGGAAGAACTGGGTCCATATGGATTTAATGCTGCTCGCTTCACACTGGCTACATTAGCCATGCTGCCACTCGCCATTATTTTTGACAGAAAGAGCACTATTGATCTAGCTGTATCATTAAAAGCCGGACTCTCTGGCGGGGTTATACTTTTTATTGGATCAACACTGCAGCAGGTCGGCATACAGTACACAAGTACAGCGAATGCAGGCTTTATCACGGCCATTTACATGCTTATCGTGCCACTAATGGGACTATTCCTAAAACATAGAATTGAGCGAAAAGTTTGGTTTGGAATAGCGTTTACCGTCGTTGGTTTTTATCTATTAACTGTCGGACCCAACTTAACGGTGCATAAAGGCGATAGCTTGATGCTAGTTGGCGCATTCTTCTGGGCATCCCATGTATTGGTTGTTAATCACTTCGTTAATCGTGTTCCGGTGATCACATTTTCCGTCATACAACTGATGGTCGTCGCCGCTCTCTCTTGGGGAGTTGCTCTCTCAATTGAAGAAGTGTCTTGGAGCGCGATAGAAGTAAGCTGGCTACCGATTGCCTATACAGGCATTGCATCGTCAGCTATTGCTTATTCGTTACAAATGTTAGGGCAAAAAGGGGTCTCTCCAAGCATTGCCGCTTTAATCCTTTCAACTGAAGCTGTTTTTGCCGCTCTAGGAGGTTGGATATTTTTAAGTGAAGAGCTTACCGCGCGGGCCATTTTCGCTTGCACACTCATATTCGCTGGCATGATCATCAGCCAGTGGCCTCAATCCAAAAAAACGCTCTCAGTAACCGCATAATAAAACAAGCAGCTCGTTGATTCCCTCTTCGAGCTGCTTATGTTTCAAAATAGCCGTTTTTTAGTTGTCGCGTTTAAACAATAGTGCTTAGACAATAGCTTTCGTGACGAGAAATGTACTCAAAGTAACGCCTCAACATCTTCTGCATTGAGCGGTAACTCTCGATCAATGGGCGTCGTCAGCACCATCATAGTGTTAGTATCACTCAGGTCAATTAAGCGCTCAAGCAACGCATCAAGTTTCGACAATGAATGCGTGGAGACCTTTAAAATAAAAGCATAGGGGCCAGTAACGTTATAGCAAGAAACCACCTCTTTTTGTGAAAGCACAAGTGCTTTGAACTCCCTTTCCTTGGTTCGATACACCTGACACTCCACTATTGCAGTAATAGGAATGCCAACCTTTTCAAGATTGATCTTCGCTCCATAACCCGTAATAACACCAGCCTCTTCCAACTTTCTCACTCTTTCCGCTACAGCTGGTGCAGACAAATGAACCTGCTTGCCTAACTCGGCGTATGACAAGCGGGCGTTCTCCTCTAATGCTTTTATAATTTTCCAGTTAATTTTATCCATATCGCCTTTTCAAACAGATCAGAAAAACATGCACTAAGCAACGCACTCAAAAATTTAAACAGTCGCGCTTTCTACTTTAGCGTTTCCCCTAACGAGAGGAGCTCGCCAACACACTACCAGCGAAAATAAAAAGAGAAGCAATTGCTTTGTTCACTCGAGATATCCAACGCGCGCTCGATAAATAACGCCTTAGCTGCATCCCAAAATACGCATACATACAGGCAGAAAAGTACTCAGCCAATAGAAAGGTAATACCAATAATGAAAAATTGAGGTGCAAGAGGCATAGCGACATCAATGAGTTGAGGAAATATCGCCGTAAAAATCAAAATCGCCTTAGGGTTACTTATGGCAATAAAAAACTCTTGGCGAATCAAAGGAAGCATACTTGAGGAGCTCCTTGAAAAAGAAGATGTCTCGTCGACTTGCGTAACCGGAGCGCGCCAAGTTTTGATACCAAGATAAAGTAAATAAAAAACACCAAACCACTTAACAACATTAAACCAAAATGCAGAACTGACGATCACAGCGCCAAGCCCAACCGCAGAAACACTCATTAGAATAACAAATGCTAAGTTTCTACCAGTGGCCCCAATCGTTGCAGGTAAAACACCTTGGTAAATACCGTTATACATGGAAGTAACGTTGTTCGGGCCGGGTGTAAGGGCAAGCAATGTCAGAAAAGGGACTAACGCGAGCCAAACTGAAAAACTCATTTCTCTCTCCTATCTAGGGAAGGTACGAATAAGTCTTATCAGAGAAACAGCGTATTAAGGTGAGAGTGTGCAGGAATGTTAATACCTTTCAATCACTCTTAACAAAAATAGGCCGTTTCTCTGAAAGACCCAAAGGGCGTGAGCTAAACTTTCTTTAATTCTTGTTAACTTTCTTGCCAATATGCTCAATATTGGACAGCGACATTTGCCTCGAGACACTTGCCTCGAATAAAGAAGCGTTATCCACACGCTGAAGCCAGTGGACTTGTTCACACCTTCCCTAGCTGCCACATGTCTCTATGATTTACAGATGTGACGGCTGGTTTTGGCACTTTCCAATTGCTCTATTTATGTAACCCTAGACTCAAATAAGCGTAATTTTTGGAACAACGCTTATCGGTCAATCAAAGTTGCGCGTTTTGTAAAGCGAGAAAGTACTTTATACAACCCATATGCATCTTTACTGCCAGCCGTTTCGCGAATGGAATGCATGCCAAAAGTCGGTAGACCAATATCAAGAGTCGGAACTCCGATCTCCCCCGACGTAATCGGACCGATAGTACTGCCACACGCCATATCACTGCGCACAACGAAGGTTTGCACATCATAGCCTTCTTGCTCAGCGAGATCTTTGTATACTGCAGAAGTCTCACTGTTGGTTGCATAACGTTGATTATTGTTTACCTTGATCACCGCGCCTTGGTTAATTGATGGCGCGTGCAACTTGTCATGTTTACTGGCGTAATTAGGGTGTAAGGCATGCGCATTGTCTGCCGAGATCAACATGGAATTTTGAATCGCTCGTACATAATGCTCGGGGTTGGGTGACAATCGGCGTAAGACATCTTCTAAGAACGGGCCATTTGCACCACAGGTAGACAAACTTCCTACCTCTTCGTGATCGGTACAGATCAACAAACTTGGTCGTTCATAATCTGACGCGATCAGTGCTTCCATACCAACAAAACAACTTAGTAGATTATCAAGACGAGCAGAGCAAATGTATTCGTCGTGTAACCCTACGATCGCAGGTGCTTGAGCATCGTACATCGAAAGCTCGAAATCCAGAATTGCGCTAATATTCAAGCCGTCATGTTCTGCTTCTAACTGTTGCTGAATCACTCGCTTAAGCTCAAACTCATTCGTTGCATCACAAAGAATTGGGAGAATTTCTTCCTGAGGATTAACTGCAAATCCATCCGTATTCACGCCTCTATTTAGATGAATAGCAAGGTTAGGAATCGTCGCGATGGCCTTTTTAAAATCAATCAACCGACTTTTTATATCGCCAGATTCTGTCTTAAAGGTCGCCCGCCCTGCCATTGACAAATCACGATCGAGCCACGTATGCAGCAATACGCCGCCATAAACTTCCACACCAAGCTGGTGATGCCCATGACGCGTTACTTGCGCATTCGGTTTCAGTTTAAAGCATGGACTGTCAGTGTGCGCCCCAATCATCCGCCAACCCGTATTAAAAAAATCTAACGTTGGTGTTGTAAACGCAATAAGAGACGAGTCATTACGCGAAACAAAATAACGCCCACCTTCGTCAATGACCCAGTTGTCATCTTCTCTTAATTCGAGAAAACCAGCTTCCAGCAATCGACTTTTCATGCTCTGTGTCGCATGGAACGGTGTGGGGGAAGACTGTAAAAAGCGAAGCAGTGACGGATTAAAGTTTGATGATTCCATAATTTCCCGTAAAGACAATACCTTATTAAATGACTTTTTTACGACTAGACTAGCCTTATTGAGGCAGGTCTAATATGATTTTAATAACCTACACAATTAGACGAAGAGTATCTATCGCGGATGAATTATAAACGCCTGTTAGTAAGCCTACTTGTCGCTGGCGCTTCACTTACTTCGAGCCTCGCAAACGCTTACACCGATCTCCAGCAACCTCATGATTACGATCAAGTGGCTAAAGAACTCACCGAAATGCTGGAGGCTGTTCACTATAACAGACCAACAATCGATGATCGAATTTCAGCGAGTGCCTTCGACCTTTATTTGGATTCACTCGATCCAACCAAGAGCTTCTTCTTAAAAAGTGATATCGACAAACTGTCAAAACACCGTCTAGAGCTTGATGACGCATTGCGTGATGGCAAAACACAAATAGCGTACGACATTTACAACCTGTATATGCATCGCGTTGAAGATCGACTAAACCAATTAGTTAAAGAACTTCCTGATATGGTCTCAAACTTCGACTATACCAAGGAAGAAAGCCTAAACGTCGATTTCGATACCATTCAATGGTCCGAAACCCCACAGGCGCTCGATGAATACTGGCGCAAGCGAATCAAAAACAGAGCCCTTACTCTCAAGCTCAATGACGAACCCGTCGACAAAATTGCATCCGTTATCGAAAAGCGCTATCGCAATCAATTAAAGCAAATTGAACAAACTGAGCCAGCGGACGTCTTTCAAACATTTGCAAACTCCATTACCGCTGCACTCGACCCTCATACTACCTATTTTGCTCCGCGTGCATCTGAAACCTTCAATATTAATATGAGCCTATCTTTAGAAGGGATCGGTGCGGTACTGCAATACGATGACGACTACACAAAAGTAGTTCGCCTAATACCTGGAGGCCCAGCAGAAAAGCAGAATGAACTCGCGCCAAATGACCGCATTCTTGCTGTTGGTCAAGATAATAAAGAGATGGTAGACGTTGTTGGCATGCGCCTTGACGACGTTGTCGATATGATTCGTGGCGAACGTGGGACTAAGGTGTACTTAGAAATTCAACCTGCGAAAGGCGATGGTCAGACAACAAAAACCATCAATATCACGCGTGAAAAGGTAAAACTTGAAGACCAAGCCGCTAAGAAAAAAATTATCAATGTAGAACGCGGTGGTGAAACATACAAAGTAGGTGTTATTGAGCTGCCTACTTTTTATTCCGACTTTGCTGCTATTCAAGCTGGAGACAGAGATTACAAGAGTTCCACACGAGACACGAAAAAACTGATTGAAGAACTACGTCAGGAAGGCGTAATCGCCATCGTGCTTGATCTTCGTAACAACGGCGGCGGCTCATTACAAGAAGCGAACTCGCTAGCAGGGTTATTTATACCACGAGGCCCGATTGTTCAAATCAAAGACACCAGCGGGCGCGTCAGTGTCATGGGAGATCGCGACCCTAGCGTTACCTACAGCGGCCCACTTGGCGTACTGGTTAATAGAATGAGCGCCTCTGCATCAGAAATCGTAGCAGCAGCGTTACAAGACTATGGACGAGCTCTAATCCTTGGTGGCCAAACATTCGGTAAAGGCACGGTACAAGTGCTACAAGAAATGGACAAAGGCCAACTAAAAGTCACACAAGCGAAATTTTATCGTGTATCAGGCGAAAGTACACAACATAAAGGGGTTCACCCCGACATCGCCTTTCCGTCTTTACTTGATGAAAAAAGTGTTGGCGAAAGCGCTCTGAAACACCCCTTACCTTGGGACAAAATTCACGAAACACGCTACGCCGTTTATTGGAAAATGGACGATTACCTTCCCGTTCTTGAACCTCGCCATGAACAACGTATGAAAGAAGAACCTAATTTCGTTGCTATGGTTGATCAAATTAACGATGTGCGCGAGCAAGCCTCCACCTTTAAAAGTATCTCTTTGAATGAAGAGGCTCGCTTACAATTGCGTGAAGAAGGTAAAGAAAAGAGCATTGCGCGGGAAAACAAACGTCGTAAGGCCTTAGGACTCGACCCTATTACTAAAGAAGACGAAATAGAGCCTTCGGAAGACGATCCATACGCACAAGAAGCGGCAGAAGTCATGCTCGACTTCATTGCGGCAAACCAGCTCAAATAAGTACGCTCTTTCAAGTCAAAAAAAGCCAAATCTACCTGTCGAGATTTGGCTTTTTTACGTCATTTTGAAAACTTTTCGTTTTTTTGTTGCGGCGCAGATTATCCCATATATTATATCGCCCTATTTCAATTTGTTTTTGATTAAGGTTTATACACTGAAATGGCCAAAGCCTCTTCTGATCGAAATACCATTGACCTGTTTGGCCAAACGCGAGGCAGGCCAAAAAAGCACCCGCTAGGGCGCAAAGATCAACTAAAGCTAAACAAGCGAGTTCAACGAGAAAAAGAAAAAGCAGCGGGGCTAAAAAGGCTTGAAATCATCCTCGACGACGAAACAATCCAAAAACTCGACGCGCTGTGCGATGCGAATGAATTAAAACGAGCCGAATGGCTCACGATGCAAGTTGCGCTGGCCTACTCGAAGTCTAAATTCAAGTTAAAAAAAGACAACGTAACGACGGTTAAAAAACCAAAGACAGTCGAAAGCAGCGAATAATCGATTACAGCGGGCAGAACACTGTGTTTCTAGCTAGAACTCACATACAAACCACATTACACATGTACACGATATAAGATATGGCAAAACTTTATTACTATTACTCCGCGATGAACGCAGGAAAATCGACAGTCTTGCTTCAATCTGCTCATAATTATCGTGAACGAGGTATGCGGGTAAAGCTGTTCACAGCCGCGATCGACGACCGATATAAATCCGGCACAATTACATCCCGCATAGGCATTTCGGCCGAAGCGACAAGCTTCAATAGCAGCACAGATATGCTTGAGTTGATTCGCAAGGAACACGAACAAAGCATGCTAGGATGCATTTTAATTGATGAGTCTCAATTCTTAACTAAATCGCAAGTCGAACAACTTTGCGACGTCGTTGATATACTGAACATTCCCGTTCTCGCTTTTGGGATTCGAACGGACTTTCAAGGCGAATTATTCGAAGGCAGCCAGGCATTGCTCGCCTGGGCAGACAAATTAATAGAACTAAAAACGGTTTGTCATTGTGGTAACAAAGCGACCA encodes:
- a CDS encoding DMT family transporter, which translates into the protein MSISHLFLWITAAIWGFAFVAQNIGMEELGPYGFNAARFTLATLAMLPLAIIFDRKSTIDLAVSLKAGLSGGVILFIGSTLQQVGIQYTSTANAGFITAIYMLIVPLMGLFLKHRIERKVWFGIAFTVVGFYLLTVGPNLTVHKGDSLMLVGAFFWASHVLVVNHFVNRVPVITFSVIQLMVVAALSWGVALSIEEVSWSAIEVSWLPIAYTGIASSAIAYSLQMLGQKGVSPSIAALILSTEAVFAALGGWIFLSEELTARAIFACTLIFAGMIISQWPQSKKTLSVTA
- a CDS encoding LysE family translocator, with the protein product MSFSVWLALVPFLTLLALTPGPNNVTSMYNGIYQGVLPATIGATGRNLAFVILMSVSAVGLGAVIVSSAFWFNVVKWFGVFYLLYLGIKTWRAPVTQVDETSSFSRSSSSMLPLIRQEFFIAISNPKAILIFTAIFPQLIDVAMPLAPQFFIIGITFLLAEYFSACMYAYFGMQLRRYLSSARWISRVNKAIASLFIFAGSVLASSSR
- the ybfE gene encoding LexA regulated protein → MAKASSDRNTIDLFGQTRGRPKKHPLGRKDQLKLNKRVQREKEKAAGLKRLEIILDDETIQKLDALCDANELKRAEWLTMQVALAYSKSKFKLKKDNVTTVKKPKTVESSE
- a CDS encoding Lrp/AsnC family transcriptional regulator, with amino-acid sequence MDKINWKIIKALEENARLSYAELGKQVHLSAPAVAERVRKLEEAGVITGYGAKINLEKVGIPITAIVECQVYRTKEREFKALVLSQKEVVSCYNVTGPYAFILKVSTHSLSKLDALLERLIDLSDTNTMMVLTTPIDRELPLNAEDVEALL
- a CDS encoding M18 family aminopeptidase — encoded protein: MESSNFNPSLLRFLQSSPTPFHATQSMKSRLLEAGFLELREDDNWVIDEGGRYFVSRNDSSLIAFTTPTLDFFNTGWRMIGAHTDSPCFKLKPNAQVTRHGHHQLGVEVYGGVLLHTWLDRDLSMAGRATFKTESGDIKSRLIDFKKAIATIPNLAIHLNRGVNTDGFAVNPQEEILPILCDATNEFELKRVIQQQLEAEHDGLNISAILDFELSMYDAQAPAIVGLHDEYICSARLDNLLSCFVGMEALIASDYERPSLLICTDHEEVGSLSTCGANGPFLEDVLRRLSPNPEHYVRAIQNSMLISADNAHALHPNYASKHDKLHAPSINQGAVIKVNNNQRYATNSETSAVYKDLAEQEGYDVQTFVVRSDMACGSTIGPITSGEIGVPTLDIGLPTFGMHSIRETAGSKDAYGLYKVLSRFTKRATLIDR
- a CDS encoding carboxy terminal-processing peptidase, which encodes MNYKRLLVSLLVAGASLTSSLANAYTDLQQPHDYDQVAKELTEMLEAVHYNRPTIDDRISASAFDLYLDSLDPTKSFFLKSDIDKLSKHRLELDDALRDGKTQIAYDIYNLYMHRVEDRLNQLVKELPDMVSNFDYTKEESLNVDFDTIQWSETPQALDEYWRKRIKNRALTLKLNDEPVDKIASVIEKRYRNQLKQIEQTEPADVFQTFANSITAALDPHTTYFAPRASETFNINMSLSLEGIGAVLQYDDDYTKVVRLIPGGPAEKQNELAPNDRILAVGQDNKEMVDVVGMRLDDVVDMIRGERGTKVYLEIQPAKGDGQTTKTINITREKVKLEDQAAKKKIINVERGGETYKVGVIELPTFYSDFAAIQAGDRDYKSSTRDTKKLIEELRQEGVIAIVLDLRNNGGGSLQEANSLAGLFIPRGPIVQIKDTSGRVSVMGDRDPSVTYSGPLGVLVNRMSASASEIVAAALQDYGRALILGGQTFGKGTVQVLQEMDKGQLKVTQAKFYRVSGESTQHKGVHPDIAFPSLLDEKSVGESALKHPLPWDKIHETRYAVYWKMDDYLPVLEPRHEQRMKEEPNFVAMVDQINDVREQASTFKSISLNEEARLQLREEGKEKSIARENKRRKALGLDPITKEDEIEPSEDDPYAQEAAEVMLDFIAANQLK